In a genomic window of Polycladomyces abyssicola:
- a CDS encoding VOC family protein encodes MQQPIIRGLHAVVLFVKDLEKQKRFYRDVLGLEVTYESDQSAFLKCGEQMIALFTHENHPEGARRLEGAVKGISHLEFRIKRSDKEYWLQKLRDAGYHAYKDNF; translated from the coding sequence GTGCAACAACCCATAATCCGCGGATTGCATGCGGTTGTCCTGTTCGTCAAAGACTTGGAAAAACAAAAGAGGTTTTATCGCGATGTGTTGGGTTTGGAGGTGACATACGAGTCGGATCAGTCGGCCTTTCTCAAGTGCGGTGAGCAAATGATCGCCCTCTTTACTCACGAAAATCACCCGGAAGGTGCACGTCGCTTGGAAGGAGCGGTCAAAGGCATCTCTCATCTTGAATTCCGGATCAAACGAAGCGACAAAGAGTATTGGCTCCAAAAACTGCGGGATGCCGGTTATCACGCCTACAAGGACAATTTCTAG
- a CDS encoding uracil-DNA glycosylase, with the protein MAPILKNDWADHLNAEFEKPYYQKLRQFLIHEYNTYTVYPDKYDIYSALHLTPYANTKVVIIGQDPYHGPGQAHGLSFSVKPGVKVPPSLKNIFKELHDDLGCRIPNHGHLVKWAEQGVLLLNNVLTVRRGQPNSHKGKGWETFTSQVIRTLNEREQPVVFLLWGRNAQEKRALITRDHHLVIESAHPSPYSANRGFFGSRPFSRTNEFLQKVGLEPIDWQLDDIDYSEERPHSIDNPLPKKAVP; encoded by the coding sequence ATGGCGCCCATCCTGAAAAATGATTGGGCCGATCATTTGAATGCTGAATTCGAAAAGCCGTATTACCAAAAGTTGCGCCAGTTTTTGATCCACGAATACAATACGTATACCGTCTATCCGGACAAATATGATATCTACTCCGCCTTGCACCTCACCCCTTATGCCAACACCAAGGTCGTCATCATCGGACAAGACCCGTACCATGGACCGGGTCAAGCGCACGGGCTCAGCTTTTCCGTTAAGCCCGGGGTGAAAGTGCCACCCTCGCTCAAAAACATTTTCAAAGAGTTGCATGATGATCTCGGATGCCGGATTCCCAACCACGGTCATCTGGTTAAGTGGGCAGAACAAGGTGTCCTGCTCCTCAACAACGTCCTGACCGTTCGCCGGGGTCAGCCCAATTCCCATAAGGGGAAAGGATGGGAAACGTTCACGAGCCAAGTGATCCGCACGTTGAATGAACGGGAACAACCCGTCGTCTTTCTCTTGTGGGGAAGAAATGCGCAGGAGAAAAGAGCATTGATCACCCGCGATCATCATCTGGTGATCGAATCGGCCCATCCCAGTCCGTATTCCGCCAATCGCGGCTTTTTCGGCAGCCGTCCGTTTTCCCGAACCAATGAATTTTTGCAAAAGGTCGGTTTGGAACCCATCGACTGGCAACTGGACGATATAGATTATTCCGAAGAACGGCCTCATTCAATCGACAATCCTTTACCTAAAAAAGCCGTCCCGTAA
- a CDS encoding DUF4179 domain-containing protein — MNCFADEVLWDFLEGGSSDKDAVLKHIQHCDNCRKRLEKLKAEQSELRQAAGQVKLLDESFVGEVMNRITELDEKEHPVKENRKPAGRFRRWKWFGTVAAGLAVAVIVGAVASPTFASYLPLFRQFVQVQEQDMNKLYRKEDIKVTDKGLTVHVKQIVADSTQLMVFYQIEDSRGKVLPIYHHWIRYPYLVLDDGSGQPQVGGFRPGGYPGQDVDKATWAVLVFDLNKVKHKDRLVLKLDTKQVGSVKGSWKLNVPIDLSKLKGTLREVVIGKTLEAHGVRVTLKKIKYTPLGTFLELDRQISPQLRNQYEQTYGPKFARFALGDVDYGFRILDETGKVLVEKEAGIGGRFHMMDKYGAHIYEKLDNYLFQPFPHNKRLTFELTEVNRVESAPLTLTFDPRKLPAKVEDGQGNSLAVTFAAIKPKSFYIQNAPQKKVFAFYAKGHLKENDFPSHQMTMAVTVESGKRYWPLGGVGMKKRGTGVEMTGTFIVDEISQLPQKITLQPFWVKKYEGLSVETELPVNP, encoded by the coding sequence ATGAATTGCTTTGCTGATGAGGTGTTGTGGGACTTCCTCGAAGGGGGTTCTTCGGATAAGGATGCCGTTCTGAAGCATATCCAGCACTGCGACAATTGCCGGAAACGGCTGGAAAAACTGAAGGCTGAACAGTCCGAACTCCGGCAGGCCGCCGGCCAGGTGAAACTGCTGGATGAGTCGTTTGTCGGAGAAGTGATGAACCGGATCACGGAACTGGACGAAAAGGAGCACCCCGTGAAAGAAAACCGGAAGCCGGCAGGAAGGTTCCGCAGGTGGAAATGGTTCGGCACCGTCGCGGCCGGACTGGCCGTAGCCGTCATCGTCGGAGCCGTAGCTTCTCCCACCTTCGCTTCGTATCTCCCGCTGTTTCGACAGTTCGTCCAGGTCCAGGAACAGGACATGAACAAACTGTATCGCAAGGAAGACATCAAGGTGACGGACAAGGGGCTCACCGTTCATGTGAAGCAGATTGTGGCCGACTCCACCCAGCTGATGGTCTTCTACCAGATCGAAGACAGCCGGGGGAAGGTGCTCCCAATCTACCATCACTGGATTCGTTATCCTTACCTGGTGCTGGATGACGGAAGCGGCCAGCCACAGGTTGGGGGATTTCGTCCGGGTGGATATCCGGGTCAGGATGTAGACAAGGCCACCTGGGCCGTGCTAGTGTTCGACCTGAACAAGGTGAAACACAAGGACCGGCTCGTCCTCAAGCTTGACACGAAACAGGTTGGAAGCGTCAAGGGCTCTTGGAAGCTGAACGTGCCCATCGATCTCAGCAAGCTGAAAGGCACCCTCCGTGAAGTAGTGATCGGAAAAACCTTGGAAGCGCACGGTGTCCGGGTGACACTGAAGAAGATCAAGTACACGCCCCTCGGCACTTTCCTGGAACTGGACCGGCAGATTTCCCCGCAGCTGAGGAACCAGTACGAACAAACTTACGGCCCGAAGTTCGCCCGTTTCGCCCTGGGGGACGTCGACTACGGGTTCCGCATTTTGGATGAGACCGGCAAGGTGCTGGTGGAGAAAGAAGCAGGGATTGGAGGAAGATTCCATATGATGGATAAGTATGGGGCGCATATTTATGAAAAGCTCGATAACTACTTGTTCCAGCCGTTCCCTCACAACAAGCGCCTCACCTTTGAGCTGACGGAAGTCAACCGGGTGGAGTCGGCACCGCTAACCCTGACGTTTGACCCGCGCAAGCTGCCGGCCAAAGTGGAAGATGGGCAAGGAAACAGCCTGGCGGTTACATTCGCGGCCATCAAGCCGAAGTCGTTCTACATCCAGAATGCTCCCCAGAAAAAAGTGTTCGCGTTTTATGCCAAGGGGCACCTGAAGGAGAACGATTTTCCCTCCCACCAAATGACTATGGCTGTAACGGTCGAAAGCGGGAAAAGATACTGGCCTTTAGGAGGCGTAGGCATGAAGAAGAGAGGGACGGGCGTGGAGATGACAGGGACGTTCATCGTCGACGAAATTTCACAGCTGCCACAAAAGATCACACTGCAACCGTTTTGGGTGAAGAAATATGAAGGCTTGTCCGTCGAGACGGAACTGCCTGTGAACCCGTAA